The proteins below come from a single Miscanthus floridulus cultivar M001 chromosome 1, ASM1932011v1, whole genome shotgun sequence genomic window:
- the LOC136482588 gene encoding B3 domain-containing protein Os03g0619800-like produces MNIVCEVCGDIGFRQLLLCCRDCKRYAVHQYCLDKVVFDASLIEWFCYECQQRRGEVTCVRSLEQVSSERPLSHAHFGSPVHQLTTKRVESVRDAGPYSLNGGCEELFSCTGIENIPSVRERSVDPINISSISQHDTTEASASSERSTECQKASSYRRGKTVKMAMASSSSEESGEDILSENVSLEYVLAYRCYLSKAQKKRVMELIQEIQPEFTSFISIMRRGNVQPPGPFLGITRDYASAHFPDESTNVTLETPGKSKKWHPKFYKRAESRNYMLIGQWLDFVRDNHVQEGDICLLVPTKDEIRCTFMVYVLHETTHSRGGAGFQMGGPCPGASSAKMASEIHIEEEHTAGEHVSSESDMQEIPHEPLEGGDSDDPFVPPYIVPCKSPLSKSQKRIVEERVRAIQSEIPICVAVMKNNNVGVAQRWMLELGSRYGSVYLPTKGQTIWLQCGGKTWKAKMMFHNGRRWFLNGGWPNFARGNGLRVGDICLFELKKKESKLTMAIHIIRREKF; encoded by the exons ATG AACATTGTGTGTGAAGTCTGTGGAGATATTGGTTTCAGACAACTTCTGCTATGTTGCAGAGACTGCAAGCGTTATGCTGTGCACCA ATACTGTTTGGACAAAGTTGTCTTCGATGCATCGTTAATAGAATGGTTCTGTTATGAATGCCAACAAAGGCGTGGTGAAGTTACTTGCGTCAGATCTCTAGAGCAGGTGTCAAGTGAAAGGCCACTGAGTCATGCACATTTTGGTTCTCCAGTACATCAGCTAACTACCAAGAGGGTGGAGTCAGTAAGGGATGCAGGGCCATATTCACTCAATGGTGGTTGTGAGGAATTATTTTCCTGCACTGGCATAGAAAACATCCCAAGTGTTCGAGAAAGAAGTGTAGATCCCATTAATATTTCCAGCATTTCTCAACATGATACCACAGAAGCATCTGCAAGCAGTGAAAGATCCACGGAGTGTCAAAAGGCTAGCTCCTATCGCCGCGGGAAAACTGTGAAGATGGCTATGGCGTCCTCATCATCTGAGGAGTCAG GAGAAGACATTCTCTCTGAAAACGTATCCTTGGAATATGTTTTGGCATATAGATGTTATCTATCTAAAGCACAAAAGAAGAGAGTAATGGAGCTTATTCAGGAAATTCAACCTGAATTCACAAGTTTTATATCAATAATGCGGAGGGGCAATGTGCAACCCCCGGGTCCTTTTCTG GGAATTACCAGGGATTATGCAAGTGCACATTTCCCAGATGAAAGCACAAATGTCACTCTTGAGACGCCTGGCAAGAGCAAGAAGTGGCATCCCAAATTCTACAAAAGAGCTGAAAGTAGAAATTACATGCTTATAGGACAGTGGCTAGACTTTGTCCGTGACAATCATGTGCAGGAGGGAGATATCTGCCTCCTTGTACCGACAAAAGATGAGATAAGGTGCACATTTATGGTCTATGTTCTTCATGAAACAACTCATTCTAGAGGTGGGGCTGGCTTTCAAATGGGTGGCCCATGCCCTGGTGCATCTAGTGCAAAGATGGCTTCAGAAATCCATATCGAGGAGGAACATACCGCTG GAGAACATGTTTCCTCGGAAAGTGATATGCAAGAAATTCCTCATGAACCTCTGGAGGGCGGAGACTCTGATGATCCATTTGTGCCTCCGTACATTGTACCATGCAAGAGTCCTCTATCTAAATCACAGAAGAGAATCGTTGAGGAGCGAGTGCGAGCTATCCAATCTGAAATCCCCATTTGTGTGGCAGTAATGAAGAACAACAACGTTGGTGTTGCTCAACGTTGGATGCTA GAATTAGGTTCACGATATGGTTCGGTATATCTCCCGACTAAAGGGCAAACCATATGGCTCCAGTGCGGGGGGAAGACATGGAAGGCAAAAATGATGTTTCATAATGGTAGAAGGTGGTTTCTTAATGGAGGTTGGCCCAATTTTGCTCGTGGGAATGGCCTGCGTGTCGGCGACATCTGTCTATTCGAACTGAAGAAGAAAGAGAGTAAGCTTACCATGGCAATACATATCATTCGCAGGGAGAAGTTTTAG